A single window of Salvia splendens isolate huo1 chromosome 8, SspV2, whole genome shotgun sequence DNA harbors:
- the LOC121744033 gene encoding pentatricopeptide repeat-containing protein At4g37170-like — protein MKRNPFQLRKLLGCSYSSTPYSSQLTSSPNPFLPPSGNHGPSPNRSGRDVDFILTIEHLCHQKRLKDVIPFLENQVHPPPAAYSKILQLCIEKRALIEGKRVHAYINRSGFLAGVFISNKILELYCKCGSMSDSRKLFDEMGERDLCSWNTLISGYARIGMVLEARELFDEMSERDNFSWTAMISGYVKHKQPGHALELYRLMQRNEHPMCNKFTVSSVLTASAAMQSLRLGKEIHGRIIRTGLDSDAVVSSALMDVYGKCGSLNEARYIFDRVEGKDIVVWTSMIDRYFGDGRWEDGLSLFSDFLRCGISPNEYTFAGVLNACAHQTAEELGRQVHGHMMRIGFDPCSFAASSLVHMYAKCGSVERAGKVFKWLPRPDLVSWTSLITGYAQSGQPHEALKLFDMLLKSGTQPDHVTFVGVLSACTHAGLVDKGLEYFHLIKEKHGLLLTADHYACVVDLLSRSGRFKEAQDMIRSMPMKPDKFLWASLLGGCRIHGNYEIAEQAAEALFEIEPENAATYVTLANIYATAGKWNEVAKVRQLMDERGVVKKPGMSWVNINRKVHIFLVGDESHPKSKDIFKYLGEISKRMKEEGFVPHTNYVLHDVEEEQKEHNLSYHSEKLAVAFGIISTPPGTPIKVFKNLRTCVDCHTALKFVSRIAERKITVRDSSRFHCFESGRCSCQDYW, from the coding sequence ATGAAGCGAAATCCATTTCAGCTTCGAAAATTACTCGGGTGTTCGTATTCTTCCACGCCCTATTCCAGTCAACTAACATCCTCGCCAAATCCTTTCCTTCCTCCATCTGGGAATCACGGGCCATCACCAAATCGCTCGGGCAGAGATGTCGATTTCATTCTAACCATCGAACATCTCTGCCACCAGAAACGATTGAAAGACGTGATTCCATTCCTAGAAAATCAAGTTCATCCCCCTCCCGCTGCTTATTCTAAAATCCTGCAGCTCTGCATTGAGAAAAGGGCTCTAATTGAGGGCAAAAGAGTCCATGCCTATATCAATCGTTCGGGCTTCCTGGCTGGAGTGTTTATCTCCAACAAGATTCTTGAGCTGTATTGCAAATGCGGGAGTATGTCGGATTCCCGCAAGCTGTTTGATGAAATGGGCGAGAGGGATTTGTGTTCTTGGAACACTTTGATTTCGGGCTACGCGAGAATAGGCATGGTTTTAGAAGCGCGGGAGCTGTTCGATGAAATGTCTGAAAGAGACAACTTTTCGTGGACGGCCATGATTTCGGGCTACGTCAAGCATAAACAGCCTGGACATGCCTTGGAGCTGTACAGATTAATGCAGAGAAATGAGCATCCCATGTGCAATAAGTTCACCGTGTCTAGTGTCCTCACGGCTTCGGCTGCCATGCAGTCGTTGCGGTTAGGGAAAGAGATTCATGGGCGTATAATCAGAACAGGGTTGGATTCTGATGCTGTAGTTTCGAGTGCTCTGATGGATGTGTATGGAAAGTGTGGGAGCCTAAACGAGGCGAGGTACATTTTTGATAGGGTAGAAGGGAAAGACATTGTGGTTTGGACATCAATGATTGATCGGTATTTTGGAGATGGGAGGTGGGAAGATGGCCTTtctttgttttctgatttcttGCGCTGTGGGATTAGCCCTAACGAGTACACGTTTGCAGGGGTTTTGAACGCTTGCGCTCATCAAACTGCAGAGGAGTTAGGCCGGCAGGTCCACGGGCACATGATGCGGATTGGGTTTGATCCGTGCTCGTTTGCTGCTAGCTCGCTTGTGCATATGTATGCCAAGTGTGGTAGCGTGGAGAGAGCCGGTAAAGTGTTCAAGTGGCTTCCTAGGCCTGATTTAGTCTCGTGGACCTCGTTGATCACTGGATATGCTCAGAGTGGGCAGCCCCATGAAGCACTTAAGCTGTTTGATATGCTGCTTAAGTCTGGCACTCAGCCTGATCATGTTACGTTTGTAGGTGTTTTATCTGCGTGCACTCATGCAGGTTTAGTCGATAAAGGTCTCGAATATTTCCACTTGATAAAGGAGAAACATGGGCTACTTCTCACAGCTGACCACTATGCTTGTGTGGTTGATCTCTTGAGTCGCTCGGGCAGATTCAAGGAAGCACAAGATATGATTCGTTCAATGCCTATGAAACCCGACAAGTTTCTGTGGGCTTCTTTACTTGGTGGATGCAGGATTCATGGGAACTATGAAATTGCAGAGCAAGCTGCAGAAGCCTTGTTTGAAATTGAGCCGGAGAATGCAGCTACTTACGTCACTCTTGCTAATATCTACGCCACTGCAGGGAAGTGGAACGAAGTGGCGAAGGTGAGACAACTGATGGATGAGAGAGGAGTGGTGAAGAAACCTGGCATGAGTTGGGTTAACATCAACAGGAAGGTCCATATCTTCTTGGTTGGAGATGAATCCCATCCAAAATcgaaagatatattcaaatatttGGGTGAGATCTCAAAGAGGATGAAGGAAGAAGGGTTTGTTCCCCACACGAATTACGTGCTGCATGATGTAGAGGAGGAGCAGAAAGAGCATAATCTGTCCTACCACAGCGAAAAACTTGCTGTGGCATTTGGCATCATCAGCACTCCTCCGGGAACACCGATCAAGGTTTTCAAGAACTTGAGGACATGCGTGGACTGCCACACAGCCCTTAAGTTCGTGTCGAGGATTGCTGAGAGGAAAATAACTGTACGGGATTCGAGTAGGTTCCATTGTTTCGAGTCTGGGAGGTGTTCTTGCCAAGATTACTGGTGA